AAAGCAGGTAGTAGCAGTAAATGCCAGTCGGGAATAAACTTGTACCAGATGGCCAGTAGAATAAACAACCCCAGTGATACCAGAAAATCGACCAGACTAATGGCAATTGAACTTAAGGGCATAATCAACCTTGGGAAGTATACCTTCGTGACCAGGTTTGAATTAAGGGTTACGCTATTACTGATCTGGGTAAATGCAGTCGAGAAAAATGTCCAGACCGTAATGCCGCCCAATACCATCAGCGGATACGGAATACCCGGATCGGGTGGCAGTTTGGCAATCTTGCTGAAAACGAATACCATGATCAGCATAGTGGTCAATGGGCGAATAAGCCCCCAGGCCGTGCCAAGTGCTGTTTGTTTATAACGAACCGTTACGTCGCGCATCGACAGGATGTAAAGCAACTCACGGTTTCGCCACAGATCCCGCCAATAATGCCGTTCCGAACGACCTGGCTGGATAACAACTTCGTGTGTTTTCAAAACGAATACTGGTTTATAGGTCTCGATGAGACAGTTATAAAGGGGTATTGGTCACTGCTTCAGCGTAACGTCTTATTCTTTCATAATTGAGCGGTAAGTTTCCCGCACGAAAATGATCACAATCGAAAGGATCAGCGTCAAGGCAATACCAACCTGAAGTCCCTGTGTTTTGATAACTTCACGGTATAATGGATAGGCAACCGGCTCGATAACTGTAAACAATGGTGTTTCCCGAATCAGCGATAAGCGCATGTTATCGGCACTCTGAAGCGCCTGATAATATAGACCGGATAAGAAGCTTGAATTACGGGTCAACTTACTCTCTTTCAGTTTGGCCTGTGCTACCACAACCTGCTGATTCTGGTCCATGTACTGAGCCAGTTGGTTCTCAGTCCCTGTTATGATTTTGGCTAGTGAGTCGGCTCGTTGTTCGAGCATCTCATACATCTCCCGGGTTTTCTTGGTTTGCTTCTTCTGATAGTCTTCCTCAATGGTTTTCAAGTGCGTGTTCAAGAAGGTAGCTGTCAGCTTTTCGTCTTCCATGAAGCACTCCAATTGCATGAATGAGGATTTACGCTCAGGCTGTTTAATCGCCATTTCACCTTCGATCCGTCCACAGATACCAGCCATCACGATCTGTTCCATTTTCGTGTACTGATCTGGCGTTTTGGCTTTCTTAAAATAAAAAGCTCGTAAGGAGTCATTATCCTCCCACTCTTTATCGCGGATGCCACTATGACGGATGTAGTAGTTAACCAGCAGCGTGTCTTTGCCATTGATCGTATCCGTTTTCATCAGGGTCTTTTCCAGCACAGGCCGAGATGTAGCGTAAATCAGGAAGTTGTCGCCCACGAAGATATTGGCATCAGGAGCTCCTGACGATAAGCCAAACGCACTGGCCAACTGTCCTAAATCGCCACCAAAACTACTGCTGGATGAGCCGCCACCGAGGTTAAACATAATGCTGCCCGTATAAACGATCCGGGGTTTGTGCATCATGTCGTAGATAAAGCCGGAAATGCCGCCAATAGCAACCAGAATAACAAGCAGTTTCCAGTTACGATAAAAAACGTTCTTTACGGCCAACACCCGTAAAACGACCGATTTAGGTGAAATTTCATCGGGAGGCAACGGGCGACTCACGATGACGTTTGGATCTGTATTTGTTTTATTTGTAGGGTTCATACGTAGACTCCTGACTTAGTTTCCGACCCGGGATAAGGCAATAATCAACCCAATGACACTAAGTAATGATGAAATGGTACCGGCGGTTGAACTGAGTATCTGCTGCGGGGTTAGTGGCGTTGCCGTCCGTTTTGGAACTACAATTTCCGCGCCGGGCTCCACTCGTGGATAAACATTAAAGAACATAAATTTCCGGGTACGATCAACCGAGCCGTTGGCATACACGACGAACGATTTCCGGCGCTGCGATTTTGAGGTGAATCCACCTGTTTGCGAAATGTAATCCTGGAATGTCTGTCCGGCACGGTATTTAACCGTATTGGGCAATTGTACTTCGCCCTGGATTCGCACGGTTTCAAGCAGTTTCGGAATGCGAAGGGTATCTCCTTCCTGAACCAGAATATCTTCGCTTGAGCCAGGCTTCGCCAGAATTTTCTTTAGATTGATACCAATTGACTCCGAAGAAGTTGGGGATTGTACTTCCGTTTCAACAACCGTTTTAGAAGCATTATCACCTACTTCCTGGATGGCGCGTTGCTTCCGCTGAAGCTCATCTGAGCTAAGCCGCACAGGGCGAACCAGCGTGGCTCCTTCAACATAGGCTTGTGGGGTTAAACCACCTGATTGAAACACCAGATCCGAAATTTTCATGTCTTTGCTGCGAATTGCATACGGGCCAGGCATAATTACCTCACCGACAACAGCCGCATAGGTTTGTTCGAGGTAATTGGGCGAACGGCGCACGATGATCTGATCGAAAGGTTCAAGAACGAAGTTCCGGTTCGCATCGTTGGACAGGGTCAGATCCCGGTTGACATTGAATCGGTAGATATCGGCAATCTGAGCCGTTGGGGATTTCGGATCAACGTCTTTTTTACGCCGTACTACCTCCACAACCGAGTAAGCGGCCGACTCCTTCAGACCACCCGTTTTGACCAGCACATCGTTCAATGTCATATTGGCCATGTAAGGCATGCCGGGGTCAGGTTTGTTCAATTCACCGATGGCCGATATGGTAGCTTGCTGAGCCAGTTCGAAGCGTGAAGGAACGATGACCTGATCTTCGCGCTGAAGCGGGATATCAGGATCAGTGCCTGCCAGGATATTTGCCAGATTTATCGACAGGTTTTCAACCGCTAAATCTTCGCGGGTACGTACAATATTCACTCGACCTGTAAAGGCATCACCGCGTATTCCTTCAGCTGATTTGATAAGATCTTTCAGTGTTTTGTTGTTATCGAGCGAGTATTCTCCAGGGCGGAAAACAGCTCCTTCAATCGTGATCTTGTTTTCAAAACGGTTCAGAACCCGTTCGACCGACACAACATCACCATCCTGCATAACAAACGTCTTGAATTCTGGGGCTGTAACGTCGGTTACTTTCAGTTCTCGGTCGGTTACCCGTGTAACTTTTAAGCGGCCTTTATAGGCATTGGCTGTAAAATCACCCGCATAGAAAAGCAGTCTGTCGAGTGTTTCGCCGGGTAGCATTTCAAAAATGTTGGATCGTTTAACAGCTCCACCAATTTCAATCCGTTCAATGAATGTAGTGAAGCGAATATTGTCATTATCCTGCAAACGGAGGTCGTTTTGCTGAATACCATTCAGCAGGTAATCGTATAGATCGAGCGTGGCCACAATGCGGTTATTGCGGATGAGTTGAACCTTCCGATACGAGCCAATATCATTGGGCCCACCGGCCTGATAGATAGCGTTCATGACCGTCGACAGACCCGACATGGTATAAGTGCCTGGGCGAACGGCATCGCCGGTAACGGTGACCCGAATGCTGCGAATAGACCCAAGCGATACTTCCAGGAATGTATTCTGTGCCCCATAGGATGAATTCCGAAGCCCTACAAACTTCGTTGCCATCCGGCTAATCAGCCGTTCTTTCGCTTTCTCGACTGATAGGCCGGAGACGAAAATAGGGCCAATACCCGTCTGTTGCGCGATGTAAACAAATCCTTCGGGGGATACTTTCTGGGAGTAATCGCCTTCTGAATAGCCGTACATCCGGATATTTAATTCATCGCCAGGGCCGACAATATAGTTGCGGGGTGTGGCGATATTGATATTGGGTTGGAAGGTTGCCGCCATCGCTGGATCGTTGAACAGCGAGTATCCAAACAGTTTCTGCCGACGCTCTTCCTGTTCACGGCGCTGCGCTTGTTTTATACGCTCTTCGGCAAGTTCTTCATCGGTTGCAGGGGCACTTTCCGAATTGGTGTCCTGTTTGTCGAACTGCTGATTGCCATTAGTACCATTAGGTGTGTTCGTTGTGTTCCCATTATTACCCGTACGGGATTGTTGGGCAGGGGTAGGATTACCTGTTCGGCCATTGGTTGCGTTTTGCCCCCGCTGGTTGAGTTGTTGCTGAACATTTGCTGGTAGGTTAGCCGGATTCACTCCCGATGGAAGCGCTGTCCCTCTGCCAGGAGCTGCTGGGTTAGCAGAACTTGGTGCAGCGGGGGCCGCTCCTGGTGAAGGGGCCACTTGAGCCTGAGTTGTCAATCCCACTAAGAGAACCAGCAAACCAGTAAAAAAGATAGTCAATTGACGGGGTAAACGGCTGGCGCCGAAAAGAAAAAAATTCAGTGGGAACACGTGAATAATTCTTGAATTTTGCATATTTTTAAGAAGTCGAACAAATTGCAAGCAACGCCGACTAAGACCAGTAGTTAACGAACAATTTATTCGTGTAGTACGCAGGATAGTTTAGCTGGCAAAGTAAGCGAACTTTTGTTGGATTTTAAACAGTTTCCTTTTGAATGGTAAGTTTTATACCTCTTGCTATACATGGTATAATTTTTCCGATGTACTGGAAGAGCGATACAAAACTACTACTTTTTTAGTTAATCCATTAACCTAACATGGCAGAATCTCTGAACCAGCCGGTTCAATACAATGAAGACAGCATCCGCTCGCTGGATTGGCGTGAGCACATTCGCCTGCGACCAGGCATGTATATTGGTAAATTAGGCGACGGATCGGCTGCCGACGATGGCATCTACGTTCTCCTGAAAGAAACGATTGATAACTGCATTGACGAACACGTAATGGGCTTCGGTAAAACGATCGAGGTACGGGTAACCGATCATCGGGTAGAAGTACGCGACTTCGGCCGGGGTATTCCCCTCGGAAAAGTGGTCGAGGTAGTGTCGAAGATCAATACCGGGGGTAAATACGACTCTGGGGCGTTTCAGAAATCGGTAGGACTCAATGGAGTAGGTACTAAAGCCGTGAATGCCTTGTCCACCTATTTCCGGGTGCAGTCGTTCCGCGAAGGCCGAACCGTATGGGCGGAATTTGAACGTGGCGAGCTAAAACAACAGGGTGAGGAAGTTTCGTCTGAGCGTAATGGTACGCTGATATGCTTTGAACCCGATGATACTGTCTTCAAGCATTTTCACTATATCCCGCAGTTTCTGGAAAATATGATCTGGAACTACTGCTACCTGAATGCGGGTCTGACCATCGTTTTCAACAAGCAGAAATATATTTCTCAGAACGGCCTTCTCGATCTGCTTCGGAATAAAACCGATGAAGATTCCCTGCGCTATCCGATTATACATCTCAAGGGGCATGATATCGAAATCGCACTTACTCACGGCAATCAATATGGCGAAGAGTATTACTCTTTTGTTAACGGACAGAATACGACCCAGCATGGTACGCACCTCAATTCCCTGAAAGAAGCTGTCGTTGAAACGATCCGTAAACATTACGACAAAAACTACGAAACCACTGATATTAGGGCTAGTATCATAGCCGCTATCAGTATTCGGGTTCAGGAGCCCGTGTTTGAGTCACAGACGAAGACCAAGTTAGGGTCGGTCAACATGTCACCTGAGCCAAATGCCCAATCGGTTCGTTCATTTGTAAGCGATTTTGTGAAAGAACGCCTGGACGATTACCTCCATATTAACCCATCGGTACGCGATGCACTCAAAAAGCGAATCGAACAGTCGGAACGGGAACGCAAGGAACTCGCTGGTATCAAGAAACTGGCCAATGATCGTGCCAAAAAGGCAAGTTTGCACAACAAAAAACTGCGCGATTGTCGAAACCACCTGTCCGACCCGAAAGCGGAAGATCGCTATCAGACTACTCTGTTCATCACGGAGGGCGACTCGGCCAGTGGGTCTATCACAAAATCGCGGAATGTGCAGGCTCAGGCTGTTTTTAGTTTACGGGGTAAGCCATTGAACTGCTTCGGTTTAACCAAGAAAGTGGTATACGAAAATGAGGAGTTTAACCTGCTTCAGCACGCACTGGATATAGAAGATGGCCTGGAAGGGCTGCGGTATAATCGTATTGTGATTGCTACCGACGCTGATGTCGATGGCATGCACATTCGACTATTAATGCTGACCTTCTTCCTCCAGTTCTTTCCTGATCTGGTCCGAAATGGACACCTCTATATATTAGAGACGCCCTTGTTTCGGGTTCGGAATCCGAAAAACCATAAGGAGACAACTTACTGCTATTCGGACGAGGAAAAGCAAAAAGCTATTGACAAGCTGACTAAGGGAGGCAAAAAGGTCGAAATTACCCGATTTAAGGGCCTGGGGGAGATATCGCCAGAGGAGTTTGGGTTATTCATCGGCGAAAATATGCGGTTAGAGCCTGTTATTATGGAAAAAGAAACATCCATTCCCAAACTGCTCAGCTACTTCATGGGTAAGAATACCCCCGAACGGCAGCGGTTCATCATCGATAACCTGCGTATTGAAAAAGATGTTGAAGAAGCTGCCTTGGTTGCCTAGGTTAGTTTGATAAAAGCAACCGTTAATCAGTAAATTGTAAGCCATCCCACATTTGGGAGACTCTGTATTTAGTACCTCCTTACTCCGCTTTGAGCATTGCCTACGCGCCAGAGCCAGTAAGGAGGTCTTTTTTTGTTCATAGTCTATGTGATACCTATAACGGCAGGTAGGCTATGGACTTACAAATAGTCGACAGACGCCTATCGAAAGAAGCTATACACGATGCAAACCTGACACTATGCTTGCTCTACCAATAACTTAAAATCTCAGCGTCATTATTAATTAATATACTTGTTATATATGATTTACTTAGCATGTAATATAAAAATAAAATAATGAAATAATACAATTATTCGGTTTTAATTCTGTTTGATGGATTCTTGGTAATGTCCTATTGGTATATAGATATTGATAATAGTAGCTGCACAGATATAATTCTTTTCTTGATTTTTTATTTTTGATTCAATAAAAAATATCAAAATATTATATCGTATAAAATTCTGTGTTAACTATTATTTTCGTTAATACTTAAGTATGGCAATTCGTTGCTGTATCGAATAAGTGCAAGTGCTTATGTGTGGAAAATTTTAATATATATTAAACTATATTCAATTTGTCCAATTAACTTTGGAATTAATATCTATTTAATCTTCAAACTATGCTTAGATCTTTATTAAGTATCTTGTTATTCATTGTAACAAGTAGTTACCTGTATGCTCAGACAACAGTCCGAGGTACGATAACTTCGTCACAGGATGGAAGTGCGCTACCAGGAGTTAGTGTAGTGGTTAAAGGCACCTCAGTCGGAACCATCACGGATAAAGAGGGGAAATTCTCAGTTAACGTCCCTCAAAAATCCTCTACGCTCGTTGTAAGCTTTATTGGCTTTACAACGCAGGAAGTTGAGGTAGCCAACAAAACAAACGTCACGATCTCGCTGGTAGAGGAAGGCCGGTACCTGAATGAAGTCATGGTAGTGGGTTACGGAACGGTAAACAAAGAAACGCACGTTGGTGCGTCCAGCCAGATTAACGCCAATGCCATTGCCAATCGCCAGAATTCCAACGCATTGAACTCCGTAATTGGAGCGGCTCCAGGTGTTCAGGCTACTCAGTCGGGAGGGGCACCTGGCTCAGCGCCATCCATTCGGGTGCGGGGCTTTGGCTCGATCTCAACATCCAACGAAGCGTTGTATGTTGTTGACGGTGTACCTTATAATCTGAGTACGTCGAACATCAATCCAGATGACATTGAGTCGATTAGCATACTGAAAGACGCTTCGACTACAGCTATTTACGGATCGCGGGGGCCAACGGGGTTGTGATGATTACCACGAAGAAAGGTAAAAATAATCGTAGTAATTTAACCTTTAATGCATCGGTTGGTGGTATTTCACGGGGATTGCCTGAGTACGAAACCGTTTCTGCTCAGGAATACTATCCATTAATGTGGGAAGTTTACCGCAATTCGCTTCAATACGGCTCTTTGAAAATTCCGCAGGATGTAGCCAGCAGTATAGCCTCAGGTATTACTACAACGTATAATGGTAGAAATTATACCGGTATTACGGATCAGTTGAAATATAATCCATTCAACGTGCCTGATAACCAGTTGGTCGATGTAAATGGAGCCCTTAATCCAGCTGCTCAATTACGATATCCAGAAGATTTGAGCTGGGTGAATGCCATACAGCAGGGAGGTAAAAGTCGCCAGAATTACAGCATTTCGTATGATGGCGGTACGGCTAAGTCAGACTATTTTGTTTCGGTAGGGTATACCAAAGAGCAGGGATATCTGTTAAAATCAGATTTTGAACGGTTTACGGGCCGTATCAATGTAAATACCCAGGCTACAAAATGGTTTAAAACCGGCTTTAACCTTACCGGAACGTATAGCAATGCGAACACCGATGTTGCCAGCGACGGAGGTACTTCATTTGTGAATCCGTTCTACATTTCTCGTTTTATTGCTCCTATCTACCCTGTTCATAAGCACGATCCAGCTACGGGGGCTTATATTCTGGATGAGAACGGTAATCAGATCTATGACATGGGCGATGTACGGCCCTACGCTAGTGGCCGACATGCCATATGGGAAAACCTGTTGAATAACCGAAAACAGGTTCGCGGTATTATCAGTGGTCGAACATACGCTTCGGTTAATCTATTCCCTGGCTTCAAAGCAACATCGAACGTTGGTCTGGATTTACAGGATACCCAGTTCCGTACGTTTGAAAACCCAATCGTTGGTGATGGCGCCCCAGCAGGCCGTGCCGGTAACAACTTTTACCGGACGACGGCAATAACCTTTAACCAATTGCTGGAATACGATAAATCGTTTGGTAAGCATAATCTGAACTTACTGGCTGGTCATGAGAATTACTCTTATAAATACAATTCATTTACGGGCTCTCGCTCGGGTGTTATTGTAGATGGCATCACGGAGCTGGTCAACTTCGCGTCGGTGCTGGGAGTTTCGTCTTTCGAGGACAACTACACGATCGAAAGCTTCTTTGGCAGAGCGAATTACGATTTTGACAAAAAGTATATTCTGAGCGCCACAATTCGGAGAGATGGTAATTCCAGATTCTATAAAGATGTTCGCTGGGCTACTTTTGGATCGGTTGGAGCCGCTTACAACCTGGAAAAGGAAAAATTCTTCCAGGTACCCTGGATTGACCTGTTGAAAGTTCGGGCTTCGTATGGTATCGTCGGTAACGAAAATTTGGGTGATGTCATAGGCTATTATCCTTATCAATCTTTATATACACTTGGCCGGAACAATAATGCTGAGCCAGGCTTTACCCAAGCTTCGCTACCGAATAATGCATTGACCTGGGAAACTGGTAAAAATTTCGATTTGGGGATTGATTTCAGTCTATTTAGAAGCCGTGTATCAGGTAGTGTAGAGTATTTTAACCGGGTTACAGACGGGCTGATTTTTAATGTGCCTCTGGCGTTGTCAAACGGTGGAACGTATAGTGATGGTGGCTTCAAAATTCCAAGTAACATTGGAAACCTGTATAACCGAGGGTTAGAGATCCAGTTGAATGGGGATGTTGTCAGAACGCCAGATTTCAAATACTCAGTTACCCTGAACTGGACAACTTATAAGAACCAGATCACGAAAATGCCGGATAACCAGCAACTGATTATAAGTGGTACGAAAGGGTACAGTGTAGGCCGTTCGATTTACGACTTTTACATGCGCGAGTTTTATGGCGTAGATGCTGAAACAGGTAATTCGCTGTACAGAACAAATATCCTGACGGCTAATGGTAAAGTCATTGGCGCTGATACCGTAACCACTGTTCTTTCGGAAGCCAATCTTCGCTATACAGGCTATTCATCCATACCTAAATTTTTTGGTTCGATGAACCATAACCTTTCATACAAAGGTCTGTCGCTGAGTGTTTTATTGACTTATCAGGTTGGTGGGAAAGTATATGATGGTGCTTATGCTTCCCTGATGCATGGTGGTACATATGGCACGGCTATGCACAAAGATGCGTTCCGGCGCTGGCAAAAGCAGGGGGATATTACAGACGTTCCCCGCCTTGATAATGGGAATATCACTAACCTGACTGGGCAAAGCACTCGCTACCTTACGGATGCCTCCTTCCTGCAGATTAACAACATTACCTTGAGTTACGCAATTCCCACCCTGTTGCTCAATAAGATCAGTGCTAAATCGGCTAGTGTTTATGTTTCTGGCGAAAACCTGGGCTTATTCTCCGCTCGGGTCGGCATGAACGTAACCGGTGCGTTCAACGGTACTGTCGATAATACTTACAACTTCAACCGGGTAATATCGGTCGGTGCGAGACTCGGCTTTTAACCTAAAAGACTTAAACGATTTTTTGACAATGAAGAAATACATCATAAAAGGAGTGTTGGGAATAGCTATCGCCTTCTCACTCTTCGGTTGTGAACAAGAGTTCCTGGAAACAACACCTACCAATCAGGTTTCGACAGCGGATGCGTTCACAACAACCAAAAATGCCTGGGCAGCCTTAAATGGTATCCACCGGATCATGTACTCCCAGATTTTTGGCGTTCAGGCGCAGGGAGGCCAGTCGGGTAATATGTTGTATATGGATATCATGGGCGAAGATTTGGTCTTTCCAAATGTGTCGAACTCCTGGCTCCGTGACGAATACAAGTGGATTACTCACAGAACCGCAACGAGTTCTATTGTGTACTACAATTATGAATTTTACTACGTAATTATCGGTAACGCCAACATGATTATCAATAATATTGATAATGCATCAGGAACGGAAGCCGATAAAAAAGCGATTAAAGCGGAAGCATTGACTTACCGGGCATGGGCCTATTTCCAAATGGTTCAATTATTTGGTGAGCGCTTTATAGCCGGTGCGGCTAACGATGGTCTGGGTGTGCCTTTAGTACTGGAGGCCAAAACAACGCCAACACCACGGGCAAAAGTGTCGGAAGTATACACGCAGATCAATAAAGACATCGATCAGGCAATCAGTCTGTTTACAGGCTATACGCGTACCAATAAGTCGCATTTCGATATAAGCGTTGCCAAAGGCATCAAAGCCCGGATTGCCCTTACACAACAGGACTATACTACGGCAGCACAAATGGCAAAAGAGGCCCGTACAGGATATTCGCTTATGTCGAACTCGCAGTACCTGGAAGGCTTCAATGACTATACCAACCCTGAGTGGATGTGGGCTTCCCGGATTGTGGCAGATCAAACGAACTATTTCTATTCGTTCTTCGCCTACATGTCGATAAATTATAGCTCGACTGCCATTCGCTCTACCCCGAAAGTGATGTTTTCGGCGCTGTACAGCAAAATCAGAGCGACTGACGTCCGTAAAAAACTATGGGATTCGACAGGAACGAATACCGCTGAATTCCCATTACCGGCATCAACCTTCCAGCGCTATAAATACCTGCATAAGAAGTTTAAAGTGGCCGATCCATCCCTGAGCATTGGTGATGTGCCATACATGCGGGCTGCTGAAATGTATCTTGTTGAGGCAGAGGCCCTTGCTCGGCAGGGTAAAGATGCAGAAGCAGCGACTGTATTGTATACATTAGCGGTTAACCGTGATCCAAAATATACGAAGTCGACGTTAACCGGAACTGCCTTGATCGACGAAATTATGACGCAGCGACGAATTGAACTTTGGGGAGAGGGTTTCCGATTCTACGATTTAAAACGAACGAATTCGCCATTGAATCGGAATGGAGGAAACCACAACGCTTCGTATACAAACGGGGTATTCGATGTTCCTGCCAACGATAAGCGATGGCAATTCCTGATTCCGCAGGATGAAATCAACAATACGAACGGGGTAGTCGTACAGAACCCTCAATAAGCTTCATTCCTTGAGTAAGAGTAACGCGCCTGGCTGAAATTTCGGTCAGGCGCGTTGCTATTTCAGGGTGAACTATAGCTAAGATTCCGGGACGTTCAAGCTTTTGGGGGTAAGGATTTTGCAGATTCTGGTCTTTTCACGAATGAAAATTGGCAGGAGGCAACCCGTAATGTACTTTTGTGAATTAAGCATGGCCATAATGACTTTAGAATCCCTTCGTAACCAAATCGACTCTCTCGACGATCAACTTCTGATGCTCCTTAATCAGCGTATGGAACTGGTTCGTCAGGTAGGCGAATTAAAACGTTCAACCAACGCCGTTATCTACCGGCCTGAACGCGAAAAACAGATTATCGATCGACTGCACGAGCAGAACAATGGATTGTTGAATCGCCCGGCTATTGAAGCCATATTCCTGGAAATTTTTGCCGTTTCGCGAAATCTGGAATTACCCGAACGAGTGGCTTATTTAGGCCCGGAGGGGAGTTTTACCCATCAGGCTGCTGAAAGCCGTTTTGGCGCGATGAGTACCTATCTGGCTCTGCCCAATATTCGGTCGGTATTTGAAAGTGTCGAAACGGGGCGGGTTCGGTTTGGCGTTGTGCCCATCGAAAACAATCAGGAGGGCGTTGTAGAAGAGGCCATTGATTTGTTGCTGGAAAAAGACCTGCGGATTGCTGCCGAGATTCAGATTCCCGTTCATTTTACGTTTGCCACAAAGGCCGAGAATTTGGCTGATATTACCCATATTTACTCGAAAGATATTGCCTTCGGTCAATGCAGTCGATTCCTGCATGACTATTTTGACGGGCTTAGTCCTGAGCTAGTTCCTGTCGAATCAACTTCAAAGGCGGCTAAACTGGCTTCCCAACATCCGAATGCGGCAGCTGTTTGTTCGGGCATTGCGGCAAAGTTGTTTGATGTGCCGATCCTGTTCGACAATATTGAAAACAGCGATCTGAACCGAACCCGATTCCTCATCCTGGCGAAAGATTTTGTCAATCAGCCAAGTGGGCACGATAAAACGACCCTGATTGCAAAACTACAAAACACCGATTCACCTGGCGTACTGGCCGAATTTCTACAGGAGTTTAATGCTCGTCGGATCAATCTGACAAAAATTGAAAGCCGTCCCCTGCGTGAAGGTGCTACGTTCCGCTACTGGTTTTTGCTGGAATGCGAAGGGCACGCCAACGATCCCGATTTACAGGAAATTCTGAACCACCATGCGGCCGAAGTCAAATGGCTGGGTAGCTATGTACGGGTCGCTTAGTTATTGTCATTGATAGTCATTTTTTTATGGCTGGTCGTTCATACGTATTGTACCAGTGATATGACGAGGAATGACACAGAATGGCCAGCCATGACAATTTAATGACGAATATACCTATTTCCACCAGCAAGAAATCCCGGTTGGAAGTTGTAACTTTTTCGATCTGAAATCGCTTATAACGGCATGGAATCGAACGATAAAACAGAACGAATAGTCGAAGCCCGAATGAAACTCAAACGTCGTTTTGAGGAAAAAATGGCACAGACCCCCTCCA
This window of the Spirosoma aerolatum genome carries:
- a CDS encoding ABC transporter permease, with protein sequence MKTHEVVIQPGRSERHYWRDLWRNRELLYILSMRDVTVRYKQTALGTAWGLIRPLTTMLIMVFVFSKIAKLPPDPGIPYPLMVLGGITVWTFFSTAFTQISNSVTLNSNLVTKVYFPRLIMPLSSIAISLVDFLVSLGLFILLAIWYKFIPDWHLLLLPAFILLALLASFAFGLFFAAVNVRFRDIAQLIPFIVQVGFYICPIAYSSRLVADKASEWWAPFYWANPMVGIIDGFRWSLLGEKAYFNPQSLLISVSIVLVCLTLSLYFFRKRENTFVDDI
- a CDS encoding GumC domain-containing protein encodes the protein MNPTNKTNTDPNVIVSRPLPPDEISPKSVVLRVLAVKNVFYRNWKLLVILVAIGGISGFIYDMMHKPRIVYTGSIMFNLGGGSSSSSFGGDLGQLASAFGLSSGAPDANIFVGDNFLIYATSRPVLEKTLMKTDTINGKDTLLVNYYIRHSGIRDKEWEDNDSLRAFYFKKAKTPDQYTKMEQIVMAGICGRIEGEMAIKQPERKSSFMQLECFMEDEKLTATFLNTHLKTIEEDYQKKQTKKTREMYEMLEQRADSLAKIITGTENQLAQYMDQNQQVVVAQAKLKESKLTRNSSFLSGLYYQALQSADNMRLSLIRETPLFTVIEPVAYPLYREVIKTQGLQVGIALTLILSIVIIFVRETYRSIMKE
- a CDS encoding polysaccharide biosynthesis/export family protein — translated: MQNSRIIHVFPLNFFLFGASRLPRQLTIFFTGLLVLLVGLTTQAQVAPSPGAAPAAPSSANPAAPGRGTALPSGVNPANLPANVQQQLNQRGQNATNGRTGNPTPAQQSRTGNNGNTTNTPNGTNGNQQFDKQDTNSESAPATDEELAEERIKQAQRREQEERRQKLFGYSLFNDPAMAATFQPNINIATPRNYIVGPGDELNIRMYGYSEGDYSQKVSPEGFVYIAQQTGIGPIFVSGLSVEKAKERLISRMATKFVGLRNSSYGAQNTFLEVSLGSIRSIRVTVTGDAVRPGTYTMSGLSTVMNAIYQAGGPNDIGSYRKVQLIRNNRIVATLDLYDYLLNGIQQNDLRLQDNDNIRFTTFIERIEIGGAVKRSNIFEMLPGETLDRLLFYAGDFTANAYKGRLKVTRVTDRELKVTDVTAPEFKTFVMQDGDVVSVERVLNRFENKITIEGAVFRPGEYSLDNNKTLKDLIKSAEGIRGDAFTGRVNIVRTREDLAVENLSINLANILAGTDPDIPLQREDQVIVPSRFELAQQATISAIGELNKPDPGMPYMANMTLNDVLVKTGGLKESAAYSVVEVVRRKKDVDPKSPTAQIADIYRFNVNRDLTLSNDANRNFVLEPFDQIIVRRSPNYLEQTYAAVVGEVIMPGPYAIRSKDMKISDLVFQSGGLTPQAYVEGATLVRPVRLSSDELQRKQRAIQEVGDNASKTVVETEVQSPTSSESIGINLKKILAKPGSSEDILVQEGDTLRIPKLLETVRIQGEVQLPNTVKYRAGQTFQDYISQTGGFTSKSQRRKSFVVYANGSVDRTRKFMFFNVYPRVEPGAEIVVPKRTATPLTPQQILSSTAGTISSLLSVIGLIIALSRVGN
- a CDS encoding DNA topoisomerase IV subunit B gives rise to the protein MAESLNQPVQYNEDSIRSLDWREHIRLRPGMYIGKLGDGSAADDGIYVLLKETIDNCIDEHVMGFGKTIEVRVTDHRVEVRDFGRGIPLGKVVEVVSKINTGGKYDSGAFQKSVGLNGVGTKAVNALSTYFRVQSFREGRTVWAEFERGELKQQGEEVSSERNGTLICFEPDDTVFKHFHYIPQFLENMIWNYCYLNAGLTIVFNKQKYISQNGLLDLLRNKTDEDSLRYPIIHLKGHDIEIALTHGNQYGEEYYSFVNGQNTTQHGTHLNSLKEAVVETIRKHYDKNYETTDIRASIIAAISIRVQEPVFESQTKTKLGSVNMSPEPNAQSVRSFVSDFVKERLDDYLHINPSVRDALKKRIEQSERERKELAGIKKLANDRAKKASLHNKKLRDCRNHLSDPKAEDRYQTTLFITEGDSASGSITKSRNVQAQAVFSLRGKPLNCFGLTKKVVYENEEFNLLQHALDIEDGLEGLRYNRIVIATDADVDGMHIRLLMLTFFLQFFPDLVRNGHLYILETPLFRVRNPKNHKETTYCYSDEEKQKAIDKLTKGGKKVEITRFKGLGEISPEEFGLFIGENMRLEPVIMEKETSIPKLLSYFMGKNTPERQRFIIDNLRIEKDVEEAALVA
- a CDS encoding carboxypeptidase-like regulatory domain-containing protein; the protein is MLRSLLSILLFIVTSSYLYAQTTVRGTITSSQDGSALPGVSVVVKGTSVGTITDKEGKFSVNVPQKSSTLVVSFIGFTTQEVEVANKTNVTISLVEEGRYLNEVMVVGYGTVNKETHVGASSQINANAIANRQNSNALNSVIGAAPGVQATQSGGAPGSAPSIRVRGFGSISTSNEALYVVDGVPYNLSTSNINPDDIESISILKDASTTAIYGSRGPTGL